One stretch of Euphorbia lathyris chromosome 7, ddEupLath1.1, whole genome shotgun sequence DNA includes these proteins:
- the LOC136234844 gene encoding vacuolar protein sorting-associated protein 9A-like: MENADVFLGLHDFLERMRQPSAADFVKSIKSFIVSFSNNAPDPERDSALVQEFLANMEAAFKAHQLWAGCSEEELESAGEGLEKYVMTKLFTRVFASLPDDVKADEQLSEKMALIQQFIRPENLDIKPTFQNETSWLLAQKELQKINMYKAPRDKLVCILNCCKVINNLLLSISESDNPPGADDFLPVLIYVTLKANPPQLHSNLLYIQRYRGQSRLVGEAAYFFTNMLSAESFISNINGRSISLEETEFENNMESARALLSGLTNDVDTLSNQSDQNAGNNFKTELKIPKPHFLNSKNETGESSMEKVPSLSDIENRGAAMLLKEDVDSRVLREYPYLFADVGDLTISEVDDLLNNYKQLVFKYVCLSKGLGVSTSLNLSNSQTHLHRDIETVHEHKDTGAVGPSDESQEHTAMTNSSSTASLVIEENVESKSLQDVVMEPEAEVKEEASQ, from the exons ATGGAGAACGCCGATGTCTTCCTCGGCCTGCACGACTTCCTTGAGCGCATGCGTCAACCGTCCGCCGCCGATTTTGTCAAATCTATCAAGAG CTTCATTGTCTCATTTTCCAACAATGCTCCTGATCCAGAAAGGGATAGTGCTTTGGTTCAGGAGTTCCTTGCCAACATGGAAGCAGCTTTTAAGGCTCATCAGCTTTGGGCTGGTTGCTCAGAAGAAGAGCTGGAGAGTGCTGGTGAA GGGCTCGAGAAGTATGTAATGACAAAGTTATTTACCCGTGTGTTTGCTTCACTTCCAGATGATGTTAAAGCTGATGAGCAACTTTCTGAGAAGATGGCTTTGATTCAACAATTTATTCGTCCTGAAAATTTAGACATTAAGCCAACCTTTCAAAATGAAACATCATGGCTG CTTGCCCAGAAAGAACTGCAGAAGATCAATATGTACAAAGCTCCAAGAGACAAACTTGTATGCATTCTCAATTGTTGCAAGGTCATAAATAACCTATTGCTTTCAATTTCTGAAAGTGATAATCCCCCTGGAGCTGATGATTTTCTTCCTGTCCTAATTTATGTCACTTTAAAG GCAAATCCTCCACAACTTCACTCAAATTTGTTGTACATACAACGGTATAGGGGTCAATCTCGGTTAGTTGGAGAAGCAGCTTACTTTTTCACAAACATGTTATCTGCAGAGTCTTTTATCTCGAACATTAATGGAAGGTCCATTTCATTGGAGGAAACTGAATTTGAAAACAACATGGAATCTGCTCGAGCTCTTCTATCTGGGCTTACAAATGATGTGGATACTCTGTCTAATCAAAGCGATCAAAATGCaggaaataattttaaaacaGAACTTAAGATACCCAAGCCTCATTTCTTGAATTCTAAGAATGAAACTGGTGAGTCATCAATGGAAAAGGTTCCATCTCTCTCAGACATAGAGAACAGAGGAGCGGCGATGCTCTTGAAGGAGGATGTGGATAGCAGAGTTCTTCGAGAATACCCTTACTTGTTTGCTGATGTTGGTGATCTAACAATCAGTGAGGTAGATGACCTactaaacaattataaacaGCTAGTTTTCAAGTATGTATGTCTTTCGAAGGGGCTAGGTGTTTCTACATCTCTCAATTTGTCCAATTCTCAAACTCACCTCCATCGTGATATTGAAACTGTCCACGAACATAAAGATACTGGAGCAGTAGGACCAAGTGATGAATCACAAGAACATACTGCAATGACTAATAGCTCTAGTACAGCTTCTCTTGTTATTGAAGAAAATGTGGAATCAAAGTCTCTGCAGGATGTGGTGATGGAACCTGAAGCAGAGGTAAAGGAAGAGGCTTCTCAATGA